In Rhinolophus ferrumequinum isolate MPI-CBG mRhiFer1 chromosome 16, mRhiFer1_v1.p, whole genome shotgun sequence, the sequence CACGGTGGCCCTGCCAGCCCCTGCTTGGGGGGCTGGCTGACCTGCAGGCTTTTCGATAACAGCGCATTGACCGCTGCTTGGCTGAGGCCTTGGGGGGAGTCCTAGTGTTCGTGTCATTCCGGCAGGGTGAGGCCTCAGGGGACAGCAAGGCAGATGGGGCAAGGCAAGAGACCGGGGAATCTGCCTGCTCACTGCTAGTCCTGTGATCAAGTGGCTCCTGGGAGGCAGCTGTGCGTGAGGGCAGGGGGGCAGCTGGGCCCAGGGACAAGACAGGTTTGATGGTGATATCCTGATGGCGTTTGACATTCCATCGGGAACCTGCCTCTGGAAAGACTAAAGCAGGCATCTTTTTTGGGGGTGTCCTGCTCCGGACACAATAGTCATGGTCCCCAGAGCCCACATGGATTGGACTAGGGCCATGGACCCCTTCTTGGAGGCGGGCTGCAGCTGGATGTTTGGCCTCTGTAACTCCTTCAGGCTTCAGGGTTCCCTCCTGGCCGGTGGACTTAGGAGATTTGGCTTTGGCCAGCAGTGAAACAGCAGCCAAGGGCTTCCATAACTGGTGGGGAGGGGTAGCTGGAGGGGTGAGCCCTgtgaggggagggaggatggagatAGCAGGATGAGATCCGATTCTACTCTTCCAAACACTGCGTATATAGGATCGAGAGACCCCACCTCATCTCACCAAGTACACCACAAATGGTCAATAGCCCAAATTCTCCCACTGTTGCAACTACTCGTTCTCGAAGGGCCCTATTTTGGGGACCAGCAATAGAAACCGAGCCAGCCAGGGTCTTCCTGAACCCCTCAACAGTTCACTGCCCAAACCCAGCTGGTGACCAGGTTCTGTCTGACCTGCCTCTCCATTCCTAGATCCACACTTTCCCCCAGCACTGCCTGACTTCTGAATGCATCTTTTCCGGACTCAGGTAATCATCTTCCTACGAAGCCCTACCTGAGGCTTTACACCCATCCGCCTGTCTTCTACATCCCTGCTGGAGGGAGCACCCAAAAACCAATCTGGTAAAGCTTTTTCAATGcacaggataaagtccaaataGCTTACCATTTTATTCCAAGTTCCCATAATCTGACCTCCTACTTACCACTCCAGCTTTATCCCTTACTTTAGCTCTACCCACCATCCTGATCAGCTACAACACTCCCGATAAACTGAACCACTGGCAATTCCCCAAAACACACCAggcttgttttattttagttcacTCAAGTTGCTCCATCTACCTAGAATGCTCGATCCCCTAAACCTACTTAATTGGTATCAGTGATTTTCTCAAGCCTCTGCTTTGGGGATTACCTTTCATATAACCCTCCCGACTGTCCCCCTTCAGGCCCCACTATACACATACAACCTCTTTACCATACAACCTCTGATACTCAAGATATTCATTTCACACTTGCCCCCTGGACTGTGAGAATTTCAAGCATGAGGATCGGATCTCTGTATCCCAACACCTACACACACTTGGTGCAGAACGGGCTCTACAGACATTTGCTGCATAAACTAGTCAAAGGCAGAGTTCCCCACCCTGAACCCACCTGCCACGTTGGCCAGTTCTGGGGCTTGTAACCGGTCTAGGGGCCTCTTCTCCTGGGGAGGGTCAACGCTGCTGGCAGGGGGGAAAAGGGAAAGCCTGGTTCATTGCCTCCTCAACATCTTGTACAGCTGCTTTCCTCACAAAGAATGGAAGAGGGGTGCGTGCAGAGGGACAGGATGAACAAACTGCCCCTATCATTCTCCTCCAGCACAAAAGGCAGCTTAGCGCTGTACTGTAGATTGGGTCTTAGCTCTGCCCAATGCCAGGAAGCCGGCGACTATGACCTTATGACTTTGAATACCAACCCCCCACCCTAACACCAACCTCCTTTAAGCCAGGAGCCTCGCCTCCCTGGCTCAAATCAACCCAAAATCAATGTGGAGAGGAATATGCTTGGCAGAATAGGATGGGgtaccatgaaaaagaaaaatgagattggGGAACAAGGAGTCCAGGGTGCCTGTGTCACCCAAGGAGTCAGGGAAGCCCTAGCTATGAACATCTCCCCCCACTTTCTTAGACCATCACCAGTGTTTAGCAAGTTTAAAAGTTTGttacatgaaagaaagaaatccccAAAGGCACGACTTGCCAGACGATACAAGGCACCTCCCAGGACATTTGGAACCCCAGACTGGAATCAGCCAGAGGCTAGTTGGTATACATTCTCCTACCTCGCCACCCAAGACGGATGGGGAAACAGGGAAAGATTCGAGAGCTGTCTAAACGTCCCTGCAAAAGAGGCATCCAGTGGACAGTCCTGGAAAGCCGGTCGGCTGCTGACCAACAGCTGTAGGGTAACTTGCTCACGTCTCTATACTTACCCTGAGTTTCCTACAGCCAAGCTGTCAGCAGGAGCCGGGGGAGGACACTCCTTTTTGGCTGCAAGGAAACCATACTATAATAGTTAAAAGCCCAACTAGATGTTCCAGATTGAGGAGGCTTGGAAGAAGGCTTTGTGACCCAAAGAAGGAAAATCCACTTTGCCTATGTATTCCACTGGGCTCTCCCCAGAGATCCATTCTCCTCCAGTGGGTGCCCAGCTACTATTTTCAATCATCTCTTCTCTGTTCAGAAACATCCACACTCCCCACTGCATCTGAGATGCGATTCCAAACTTCTAAGCCTAACATTCAAGGTTCTCCATGACCTACCTAACTTCCTAAGCCTAACATTCAAGGTTCTCCATGACCTACCTAACTTCCTAGTCTTGTAGCCTACTCTTGTTCTACAgtaatcatattttatattttgtcttgaACTACAGATACCCATTACCAATTCAGGAGTCATTTCTGCAGATTTTTCTTCCCAATTAGACCATTCGTGCCTTGAGAACAGGACATGGTATCCTCCACAGCACGCAGATCCACTGCCTTCCACATATTCCATACTCAATCATTCCTAGGCCTCCGTCTTTATTCACCACATGTACTCTATGAAATCCTGTCTTTCAAGGCCTAGGCTGAGAGCCACTTCCCTCTAGAGAAATGTCCCCACACAATCCAATCCACTTGGATCTCCCCATTGGTCTACTTTTGATAGTTCTCCCCATGCTGTACCACCACCCTCTCCCTGGCTTAGATTGCATCACAGGTGAATCTTGTCTCCTTATTCCAATTAGGGCGCTGCTCTAGAGGCTGAGACTGCCCACCCTCCCCAGTTTAAGTAACTATAGACTGGGCCAAAAGTAAGTATCAACAAAAAGGGGTTGGAGCAAAGCTACTCAGGTTCCCTCACCTTCTGATTTCTCAAACTGCTCCAGCAGACTGGACAGGTCTGACGCCTCAATTCCTGTGGaagcacacacacaacacaggaTTAGAGAAACCAGCCCCTATCCACTCAGTACACAGGTCCCAGAAAGTCCCAGATCACCTCACTTCTCCCTGTATGCTACTCCTGAGCACTGTACTAAGTAAACCAAGACAGCAACACAAAgcaggaaagaatgaaataaacccAGAGCGCTACCTCTCAAGAATCCTCCAAAGAAATCCAACAAAGGCCAGCCCCACCAAGGTGCTTTATCCTGTTCTATGGAGGACATTCCCCACCCAACCCCATGCCCTTCTGCACATGGAGGACATTCCCCACCCAACCCCATGCCCTTCTTCACATGGAGGACATTCCCCACCCAACCCCATGCCCTTCTTCACACCAACTTAACGGTATGGCACTCACCAATCTCACTGATGAAAGCCTGCACCACATCCTCAGGACCCTGGGTACGTGGGGTAGGCAGAAAGGAGAGTTTCCTTACACGGGCTGGGTGGACAGCAGGCAACTTGGTGACAGTGCTCTGCCGTGGTGTGGGTGTGGGAACAGCCTTGGCAACAGGAGAGGGGGGCTCCTCCCGGGACCTGTTCTCCTGGGTCTCAAGTTTTAGACTCTCTGATGCAGGCTCCTGAACAGCCACTTTCTCAGCATACAAACATGGTGGAACCTTATTCTGGGGGCTCTGGACGGGGGAGGACACCTTGTGTTTCAGCTGGGGAGATGCAGGCACTGGCTTAACCTCCACCTTGGTGGGCTCTATCTGTGGAGTTCCCTGGCCAGCTGACCCAAGACTGAGGGGAGCAGCCATCGGCACAGGAAGTACACTTTCAGGAGGGCCAGCTGGGATGCCACTGGGATCCACCGTGGGTGGGGGAACAGCTCTCCCAACAGAGGCTAGAGGCAAAGGAGGTGGGGGCACAGTAGGCCAGAATGGAGGGCGTTGCAGCCCTGGACCCCAACCCAAGGGCCCATAAGTACAGCTAGAGCTATAAGGTGGGACTGGGGCAGGAGGGGATACCCAAGGCACATTGTACGTGGGGGGAACAGCATAGGAGCCAGGAGTACCAGACACTAGGGGCACCGCTGATGGCGGGGACAGGCAAGGATAGCCAGAAGGGGACACTGAGGGATAACAAGGCCAGGGTGGCATGGGGGCATAGTGAGTATAGGGATCAGGTGGCACTGGCCCCACAGACATAGGAAGACTAGGAGGGTGCAAGGGTGGTGGGGGCTGACCTGTGACCCCTTGCCCACTTGCAGAAAGGGGCAACATAGGGGTCATGCCGAGGCCACCTGGTGGAAAAGGCAGAGCAGTGGGTATTGTAGGGGGCATGGACTGTATAGTCGGAGGTGGAGGTCTTGCCGGCAGTGGCATCTCTTGGGATGACACCTGCTCAGTGGGAGTTGAGGCCATAGGTTTGCTTGCTGGTGGCTCAGGACTAGAAGCAGGGCTGGGACCCACAGACACAAAGCAAGCCTCTGAAGGAGTCTCAGGGCTTTTTTGTAGAGCTGTCTTTTTGGCTGGGGCTGGTGGCATGACAAGACAAGGGATGTCTGCCAGCCCTGTGGGGGTCTCTGGGAGGCTAGGCCACTTCCCAGCTGGGGGCTGGGaactcctttcttctgcctctgcTTGGCGCTGCTGCCTTCGTCGCCGATATTCGGACAGACTAAGAGGCCGAGGTCTGGCTTCCTGGGTTGTGGCACTGGTACCACTTTCTACTTTCAGAGGACCCACAACCTCCTTGACTTCAGAAATGATGGCCTTTGGGGAGTCCAAGGACTCTGACTCCAGAAGGAACTGGGGGGCTGGACTCCCCTGGGCTGACGACACTGCGGCACGTCTGGGATCAGTTGGCCTAGACTTAACTAGCACAGGGTTAACCGGAGCCAGATCATTGGAAACAGAGTCAACTGGTGCTGGGTTGGCCGAGACAGAGTCAACTAGTGGCAAGTCACCTGAGATAGGAACAACTACTGCACGGTCAGTTGCTGCCAAGTCAGCTAGGACTGGCTCAGTGAGCAGTGGGTCAGCTGGGAGATGGTCAACCAGCTCTGTATTGGCCGAAGGAAAGTCAACCAATGCAGGGTCAACAGGTACAGGGTCAGCTAGAACAGGAACAACTGCAGTGGGATCAGCTTCCACGGAGTCAAGTGGCATGGGGTCGACTCGAGCAGAGTCAACCAATGAGAGAGAGTTGGTTTCAATGGTGTCACCCAGGTTGGGGCAGAGGTCTAGAGGACCTTCTTTAGCAGGACTAGCTTGTCCAGTACTACTCTTCAAGTTCCCAGGGCTAGGTTTTTCCACCGTAGCTGCCCAGGCCCGAGCCCAAGCCCGGGGCTTCCCTTTACCACGAGGCGGCCCCACCTCTCTTTGAAGTTCCTGCTGAGGCAAGGTGCCTTCCTGAGAGGTCACCTCTGTAGTCACTGTAGGGTGCCCACGAGAGGATGACCTCAGCCTCCTGGCATAGCCTTCTGTACAGGCTGCTAGCTGTTCCTTGACCTTCTTTCTCCTGCCCTTTCGAGCTCTCTGGGAACTCAGCACTGCATTGCCTGGTGGGTTCTGAGGCCCCTTGGGCGCCGCTGGCTCCACAACCTCCCTGGGCTCCAACAAGCAGGCTGACTCCAGCTTTTCCTCTGAATCCAGTGACAACCCTTCTTTCTCAGGGCAGAGGGCTTCCTTGGGCATAGCAGCCTCTGTCTCTGACTCTAGTGTAGGCATGAGCAGCTGCAAAGCCGGACTGGCCTCTAGCAAGTCGTCTAGGAGCACAGGCTGGGGTCCAGCAGGGATCTGCCGCACCACAACTGGAATCTCCAGGTCATTGCCAGCTGTAGCTGCCTGGCCCACAATCTCTAGCACCATACAATCCTCAGGCAGTGTCAAATCATCCAGCTGCTCCTGAAGCTCATTCTCGAGGGATGTCAGGTGGGTCAGGTTGGGAAGGCAATACGGGTGCATGGCCCGCACCAGCTCACTCAGGGAAGAGATGCTCTCATCACCAGCTGCCCGTACCGCCATCTCTGCTGCTACTGTTTTATCTTCCTCCTCGGGGCAGGCCAGGTGCATGGGGAAATCTGGGATGCTGCTCATGGAGTTGTCATGCTCCCCAGCAAGCATCTGGCCACTGAAGCTGgccacctcctcctcttcttccccatcACTACGCTGCTGGGGAGAAGGGGATTGGCCCCTGCGGGGTCTAGATCTTGGGGGTCTCCAGCTAGGAAGTTTGGGGGAAGAGGTCTCCACGAAGGAGGGGGTGGAGAAGTCCCAAGGAGGATCTGCGAGAGACATCTCAACCTGAAGGAGAGACAAGAAGCCACAGGGGTTTTCTCCAGGAATGTTCTTCCAGACCTGTCCCCACACACTCCCTCCTGGGATTCCGAGGCCACTGAGTCAGGCTTACCCCACTCACTCTACTACTGCCTGTGCTGGGACCCAGTGGGTCAACTGGAGTGATGAGGTCACGTTCTGAGGGTGTCCGAGAGAGAGTAAGCAGCTTGTGCAGCTACGAGGGAAAAGGACCTGAGATGAGCTTGTGCTTCAGAACTTTGTGAATAGGTCCACAGATGTGGTTCTAACCTTGGCACCAACCATACATCCCCTTGCCCTGGTCCCACACTCACAGAGGAGCCCTCCCGAGGTGACACAAGTAGCTCCGAGTCAGGAATGCTGTCAAACGGAGACAGGTTCTCGGAATCTGCATTGTCCAAGATCTCCGTCAGAGCTGTGAGCAGTGACATTTCATTCTGGTCCTCCAGAGATAACCTGCTCTGCTCCAGAAAGACAACAGGAAGGTTCCACCAACATCCCTAATGACCTACTGTGCCACTGAGAAGAACTGGATGCCAAGAGAATCAGTCTCCCAGGCCCAGTTCAGCTAAATGTGACAGGGAGACATTTGCGTCCCGGGGACATGGGTTCCAACCTGATTTACTACCATCCACGACATCTCTAGTGTCAACAAACCTGTTAGAATTGAGTCTTAAACTTATGTTTCACACGCTCCCGCTCCCTCTACACTCAAGTAAGAAGTGGGATGCTCAGTAGACAACCCTTGACTAAGCTGGAATTGGAATCAAAACAGGGATCAGAACCTTCTGGACATGTACGTcaggggcccaggcagggagaagggcCTTGGACTATAGTCCAAGCCTGCCAGGTCATCCTTACATGGGACATAATCTGGCAGCCTGCAGCCCGACTCTCACCTAGAGacaaaaaacatatttcaagaaCTCAGGTTGAGTATCCAGGAGCCAAAGTTCTAGAAGAGCCACTGAATCATAGACTCCCATGAAGAGCTCCTGCCTGAAGAcctcccagcccagctccagctcaCCTCCCCAAGGCCCCCAAAGTCCTCGATGAGAGAGATGAGGGAGGCGTCCATGTAGCTCTGCATGGTCCCCAGCAGGGTCTCATCCTGCAGCATTAGTTCCTCCATCTCCAGGTCCTTGTCCTTCAGGCAGGGGCCCAGCCGAGACAGACTGACAAAACCAGAATTATCCACCTCTTCATGCAGCAGCACCTGGGGCCAAAGGGGGGAAGGTCAGAAGGGCGTGATGAAGGCTGCAGGACACGGGTCCCCTGGGCCAGCTGACTGAGCTACTCTGTAAACAAGGTGCCAGCCGTCCACTAATGCCCCCACACCTGGCAGGAGCCCTACCACAGCCAAACCTCCAGACTTGCTAGGCAGGGAAAAGTATAGCCCAGGAGCCAAAGCCCCAATCAGGATGGCAGCTTTCAAGGATATCTGGGCAAAAAAGTTTGGACTCCATCCAGAACAGGTGGAGTCACAAGAGATGATTAAACTAGAGAGTGAAAACATCAAAAAGATCAAGATTGTTCAGAAGAGTCGTCTGCTGGCAGTGTGAAGGCAGGCAGTCTGAGGAGCACACCAAAGGAGAGGAGATCAGCAGGCAGGCAGTCTCAGCCACCACCACCTTACCGCCCTCAAATCCTGCTTAGGCCTCTCTTCTCTGCTTAGCTCAAACTCCACCTTTCCCAAAAAGACACCTCAGGCTGCCCCAACCCAAAACGATCTCTCCCCGGATTTCACACACGTTTCTGTACCACTCCCTTTTCTGGATGTCACATtttgccccctccccagcccatgACATTCTTTCCATCATGACTAAAACTCCATCATGACTAAAACTCCAAGTTCCTTTGGGGCAAATAACCCTTTACATTTTATTAGCTTATATTTTTCTGGGCTCTTAGAAGGGTTTAAATTGTGCATGTACTTCCTGGTAATCGCCTAGCACAGTGTCTTATACACAGTTGATTTTCACACTTCACACTTTCGTTTGAAGGCCCTACAGTGTGCCACCCAACCTCTCAATGGTAgtcccaagggaaaaaaaagtctcttcCCTACCCCACCAGGTGAGAGCAAAAGATGAGAAAGCTTGATTCTGTAGATGGAAAAGCCCCACCCCATCACTTCCCTGAGAACTAGAAATGTCATCACCCTTGTTAGGCAGGGAGCCACCCGTCCAGGCCTGTCAAGCATGTGGGCGTAGGCAGGGCCAGAAGTGGCTGGAATGGGGCTGGCAAGGCTACAGGCCACACTCCAGAGGCACAGGTATCTCCACTATAGGAACAGATGATGCAAAGGCTGGAGAATAGGAACAGACACGGACACGCCAGTCCCCTTTCCCCTTCTGCAGCAAAGGGAAACTCTGCAcctcttccaaaaagaaaaaaaaaaagcaacaggtGTAACtacaccccacacccaccctcctAACTAAGTGGAGGAGTTCTGATACCCAGGGAGAGAAAAGGCTAGATAGGGACACTTTAAGAGGCCAGGCCCAGAGGTGAAGTGAAAAGTGGCAAATTTTAGACACTAACTCCTCCCAGGCCTTCACAATCCTGTAATTACAACCAGCAGCTGAATAGCACCTGGCTCAGCAAACACTCCTGGGTGAGCAAAGAGGCTGCATCTCGACTTGCCCTGCCACTTACCTGGCCCAGCCACTGGGCCAGAATCTCAAGACAATGCCCAGCTCTACAGACCACTCATCACTACCTCCATTAGACAAGTACTAGAGCCCCAGTCAGAGACACTCCCCTTTTCAGCTGACCTCACCCATCATTCAGTCCCCAAACAGCACAGCTCCCAGGCTACCATGATCATCTAGGGACTAAGCCCGGGCTAAAAGTGAGCCAGCCACTGGCATCTTTAACTTCAACAACTTCCCAACTGGCTTTCCCACATCCAGTCTTGTCCTGGCATGGTTCAAAATCCgctacaaacttttaaaaatacaatctgATCACTTCCCAAGACCCTCCCTAAGTCCCTCCAATGGTTTCTTTCTGCTCTTGGCATTAGGTTTGAACTCATTAAAATGGCTTAGAGGGGTCCTGGTCTTCCCCACCAGACTCTTCTGCTCCAGTGTGTCTTCTCTCACCAACTTGCCTGTCGCTCTACACACCAGCCATATAGGTCTCTGTTTCTCTGATAAGCCATGTTCTCTCCCACCTCAAGGCCTTCACATACTCTTCCCTCTAATGAAAGTGTCCCCCACCTGCCACACAGCCTTCGAGTCTCAGCTTAAAATGTCCTTTCCCAGACCCTGCAAAGTACATTACTACTGCTGAATTACATAATCCCAAATATGCTGCACTTCCCTTTTTGTCCCACTCATCATTTATTGTGCCGAGCCTGTAGGACAGACACCACGTGTGGTTTATCATAGTACCCCGTATCTGAACATAATGGTACCTCAATAAATACCTAGTTGACTAGCTTCTACCTACCCTTCTTTTTGTTGGGGGAGACGGGGAGGGGCGCAGGGGGGAACAGGACAATCCCTCCAGAAGACCCCTTCCAACCCCAAATGACCACCCAACTTGGATTACTGCTGGTCATGGATCCTTCCTACCTCTCCCCCCAGGGGTGGGCAGCACCAGTCCCACAAGTTGTGACCTCTGAGAAAATGTAGGAAAAGGGGGTGGGCATCTCCCAAGTTAGAGCCCCAGAAGCCATTCTTTCCTGGGATAAGGGCCTGGATTGGTCTGCTTGAACTAACATTACCTGGCAACCTGCAGCCCAACTCCCACCtacagaagaacaaaaaaagttttcaagGACTCAACTTAATTGCTTTAGAGAGATAACAGTTCAAACTAAGTCCTGCCCACCTCCACTCTGGGAGGGAAATTTTAAGAAGCCCTTTGCTGAGGAGTAAGAAGATAACACGTTGTAAGTATGGAGAACTgaaggacaagaagaaaaaaatccgaCAGAAAGAGTTCTCCTCATCCCATAAATGTTCAATTAGTGTTGAATAGTTCTCAAATCGCCTCCAACTTTTACCATCCCCAGCAAAAATTCCAGAGAGTCTTAAATACAGCCCACCTCAATGTGTATGTCAGTTCACAGAAGCAGGCCTTCGTTGCCTCCTCAAAAGAGATGCTGAAGGAAAAAGTGAGAGGGGAGAGGATTCCCTTTCCTTTAATTCTGTCCCATGTATATGTTGACACTCCCCACTCCCCTTGAATCAAGACTAAGGCAGAACTGAAGGCAACCAAAACGCCAGTGCTCGTGACTCATAACCCACCCTAAGCAGGTCAGTCTGAGGCCGCCACAAGCTCATTCCACAGCCCTTCAACCTACCTCAGTCCTCTACCCTCCCCAACACACTCCGCCATCTGCAGGGAACAGACTCCCCGGACATCTGGAAAGTCCTTCACCATCCGCTGTCTAGAGGCGCCGTGTACCAAAGCGGGAGGAAAAAAACTCCTCCATGGCTCTCAACAAAGTTGACTCAAGCAGCCTCTACCTTCCTTCCCGGCCAGGGGCCCCCAGCCGGGTGCGAGATGGCGGGACCCGCTGAGACACACCCAGTTCCCGGCAGTGCGGCTCTAGCGCGGATACGAGATGCCGGCAGCCTGGGGCGGGAGCCACGTGGAcatcccctccccgcccccacgtGGACCCGCGGCCCCCCCAACCTCGAGCCCAACCCACGTGGGTGCCGGGGCCGCCTAGAGGGGGAGGGGTAGCAGACAAGTTCTCCCGGGAAAatcgctccccccaccccacgtGGCTCCTAAAAGGCACTGCGGCGCGGGATTAGGGGGCTAGGGGAACCCCCACTCGGCATCCTTAGAGGGAGATCTTAGCCCTCGACTCCAAATCTGAATCCTTGAcactctcccccttctcccccgCATCACGGGCCATGTTTCCGACACCGGTCTCTACCCCTCCGGCTTTCCGAAGGCATGGCTATAGAGACCTTGCCTCTGCCCGTGTCTCCCCAGCAAACGGCCCAGGTTCACTCGGCCCAACCCGTCTCCCACAGCCAGCCGGCATCGACTCCAGAGCGCTTCCTCTCTTTCCTGTGGCGTCCACGTGTCACAGCCCGGCACACGCCGCTTTGCTGCCAGCCGCGGGCCGCCAGCCAGTCTCTCACCTGCTCCCCGCCGCTCACAGTGCCCACAGTCCCATATGGCGCTTGGCTCCGACTCCCCCTACTGCTGCCGCGGACTCCACCGCCAGGGTCGGGGCCGGGGCCACCAGTCGGAGGTGGCACGACTCGGTCTCTCCGTCCCCGGCGCGCCGCCATCTTGGCCCCTGAACACCCAGTGCAGCTCTGATAGCCGGCGCCGCCTCCGAGTCGCCTGCCTCGCCCAGCCGATTGTGGGAAGGGAACTACAACTCCCGGAAGACACTGCAAGACTACGAATCCCAGAAGGTCATGCGGCGAGATCCACTTGCACCCGGAAAGAGGGCTCTGGCCTGGCGAGGGAGCCTGGGAGTAGTAGTCACTTTAAGCAAAGCCAGAGTGGCACATGCTGTAGGCTTACTGTAATGCTTAGTTTTTGCTGTGTAGTGGGGACCCAGTTGGGGAGCGAAAGGTAAGGGAAGAGTTAACATTTGCTCATTTTATCGGAACGCCCTCTTTGCCTGATGTTTTACCTGCTGTACTGTATGTACATTCCTTTCACCGAAGTCCAAGTGGGTCTATGTTTTGAAACAGCACCCCCTAGTGAGCACCCGCGCTCCAGGCTCTGACCCTCACCTAGTCTCATACTGCGGTACTACTGTGAGTTTCTTTAATCTCAGAACTTTAAAGCACTGCATTCTCAGCGTTTATCTGGGCCGCTCAGAAACCCAGGTTGGTGTCTCATTACCAAATTTATTTCCTGCTAATGCAGATCACCTTGCTGTCCTCCAAAGACAACAGGTGTTCTCCTGCATTGGTTTTTCTGTGGAATAGTGGCACCTGGAAGTATCTTTCCTGCCCTATTTTATCCAAGAAAGCCTTTTGGATCATCCCAGCCAAGTGTGATCCCTCTCTGTATTTCTACAGCCTATCACTATCTCTACTATTCACTCACTTGCCATTTAGAAActacttcatactgttttcctatttttaaaaagttttttattacaaaagtttAAGAATCATTTCACACTGTATAAAAcgatatacatacatatcaagtaaaaaatgtatttggtgtGCAATTCTCCTCCAGATTTATTTAGTTCTCCCCAGATTTAACCCTTGTCACTTTCAGTGTGTATTCATCCACACTTTttctatgaatataaaattatataggtttgcACAttggtctttttttgttgttcaaaaaTAGGACAACTCCATGTGTATGGttctacaacttgctttttttcatgtAACAATATGTTAGTTCACCCATTAACCAAATATTTGCTGAGATCTTAGTACATACTAATTCCATTATATAACTATAtcattatttaaattacatttatctccagtttttggtttttttcctaatAGGCCATGAGAAAAGTTAGGCTTGCTACAGTATATTCCATCCAATAAACATTCACTGGAGCTTGGaatagttctgaaggctgggaaatccaagctAAAAGTGCCAGCAGAGTTGGTGTCTAGTGGTGGTCCTCATCCTGGGTTGTAGACGACCACCTTCTCACTGTTTTCTCACAGGGTCTTTCCTTGGTATGTgtttgtggggagggagggagagagtaagtgaggtggggagagagagagaaggaaagaaagagaggaagagagaagggaagagagctatttccagtttttatttaagttatatttatttccagtttttcactataaCGAATTGTTACAGTGAACATTCttatacatgtgtacatgtatCTTCACACTTTTGTACACTCTTTCTATGGaataatttccttaaaatgaGATTGCTGAATTAAAGgatatatacatttgaaattttggtGGATAATACCAAATGGCCCTTGAGGAAGGTTGCATCAATATACATTCCCACAAAAAAATTCATGAGAGGAGAGCATCTCTGTtctggactgaattgtgcccacCTCCACACCCACACCAGgcaaaattcatacattgaagggCTCCACCCCCA encodes:
- the PPRC1 gene encoding peroxisome proliferator-activated receptor gamma coactivator-related protein 1 isoform X4 codes for the protein MEELMLQDETLLGTMQSYMDASLISLIEDFGGLGESRLSLEDQNEMSLLTALTEILDNADSENLSPFDSIPDSELLVSPREGSSLHKLLTLSRTPSERDLITPVDPLGPSTGSSRVSGVEMSLADPPWDFSTPSFVETSSPKLPSWRPPRSRPRRGQSPSPQQRSDGEEEEEVASFSGQMLAGEHDNSMSSIPDFPMHLACPEEEDKTVAAEMAVRAAGDESISSLSELVRAMHPYCLPNLTHLTSLENELQEQLDDLTLPEDCMVLEIVGQAATAGNDLEIPVVVRQIPAGPQPVLLDDLLEASPALQLLMPTLESETEAAMPKEALCPEKEGLSLDSEEKLESACLLEPREVVEPAAPKGPQNPPGNAVLSSQRARKGRRKKVKEQLAACTEGYARRLRSSSRGHPTVTTEVTSQEGTLPQQELQREVGPPRGKGKPRAWARAWAATVEKPSPGNLKSSTGQASPAKEGPLDLCPNLGDTIETNSLSLVDSARVDPMPLDSVEADPTAVVPVLADPVPVDPALVDFPSANTELVDHLPADPLLTEPVLADLAATDRAVVVPISGDLPLVDSVSANPAPVDSVSNDLAPVNPVLVKSRPTDPRRAAVSSAQGSPAPQFLLESESLDSPKAIISEVKEVVGPLKVESGTSATTQEARPRPLSLSEYRRRRQQRQAEAEERSSQPPAGKWPSLPETPTGLADIPCLVMPPAPAKKTALQKSPETPSEACFVSVGPSPASSPEPPASKPMASTPTEQVSSQEMPLPARPPPPTIQSMPPTIPTALPFPPGGLGMTPMLPLSASGQGVTGQPPPPLHPPSLPMSVGPVPPDPYTHYAPMPPWPCYPSVSPSGYPCLSPPSAVPLVSGTPGSYAVPPTYNVPWVSPPAPVPPYSSSCTYGPLGWGPGLQRPPFWPTVPPPPLPLASVGRAVPPPTVDPSGIPAGPPESVLPVPMAAPLSLGSAGQGTPQIEPTKVEVKPVPASPQLKHKVSSPVQSPQNKVPPCLYAEKVAVQEPASESLKLETQENRSREEPPSPVAKAVPTPTPRQSTVTKLPAVHPARVRKLSFLPTPRTQGPEDVVQAFISEIGIEASDLSSLLEQFEKSEAKKECPPPAPADSLAVGNSGSVDPPQEKRPLDRLQAPELANVAGLTPPATPPHQLWKPLAAVSLLAKAKSPKSTGQEGTLKPEGVTEAKHPAAARLQEGVHGPSPIHVGSGDHDYCVRSRTPPKKMPALVFPEAGSRWNVKRHQDITIKPVLSLGPAAPLPSRTAASQEPLDHRTSSEQADSPVSCLAPSALLSPEASPCRNDTNTRTPPKASAKQRSMRCYRKACRSASPPSRGWQGHRGRSSSVSSGSNRTSEASSSSSSSSSSSRSRSRSLSPPHKRWRRSSCSSSGRSGRCSSSSSSSSSSSSSSSSRSRSRSPSPRRRSDRRRRYSSYRSHDHYQRQRVLQKERAIEERRVVFIGKIPGRMTRSELKQRFSVFGEIEECTIHFRVQGDNYGFVTYRYAEEAFAAIESGHKLRQADEQPFDLCFGGRRQFCKRSYSDLDSNWEDFDPAPVKSKFDSLDFDTLLKQAQKNLRR